A stretch of the Microcella sp. genome encodes the following:
- a CDS encoding DUF4870 domain-containing protein, translating to MTDQPPTNPYAATPQPMSPADEKLWATLVHVGGIFFGFIPALIGFLVLGNRGPFVRGHTATALNFQLTMIIAAAIGAITSWLIIGIFIIIAVSIVIIVLSIIAAIAANRGEAYLYPLTIPFIK from the coding sequence ATGACCGATCAACCTCCTACCAACCCGTACGCCGCCACTCCGCAGCCCATGAGCCCTGCCGACGAAAAGCTGTGGGCGACGCTCGTGCACGTGGGCGGCATCTTCTTCGGCTTCATCCCGGCCCTCATCGGGTTCCTCGTGCTCGGCAACCGGGGGCCCTTCGTACGCGGGCACACCGCCACCGCGCTCAACTTTCAGCTGACGATGATCATCGCGGCCGCGATCGGCGCGATCACCTCGTGGCTCATCATCGGCATCTTCATCATCATCGCCGTGAGCATCGTCATCATCGTGCTCTCGATCATCGCGGCGATCGCGGCCAATCGCGGCGAGGCCTACCTCTACCCGCTGACGATCCCGTTCATCAAGTAG
- the hemW gene encoding radical SAM family heme chaperone HemW has translation MPSALPLADPAPDDGMLPPSVLAGAEQRDLGVYLHVPFCRVRCGYCDFNTYTADEVRGVRQSDFADQAIAEVELAARVLHEIGLSPRPARTVFFGGGTPTLLPTSDLARMLDAVRKHMGIAEGAEITTEANPDSIDEAGLERLAAAGFTRVSVGMQSVVPHVLAVLERTHDPENVPRVVAAAKAAGLAVSLDLIYGTPGETEADWQHSLDAALAAEPDHVSAYALIVEPGTKLARQIAHGQVPPVDDDLHALFYEVLDARLRDAGYDWYEVSNWSRTPDHRSRHNRAYWTGQDWWGVGPGAHSHIGGVRWWNVKHPAAYADRLAHGLSPAAGRETLDDESRRTERVLLEVRLREGLSTDALTPLGRRAVAGLIADELVEPGPALRGTIVLTLRGRLLADGVVRRLLPD, from the coding sequence GTGCCCAGCGCCCTACCCCTCGCCGACCCGGCGCCCGACGACGGGATGCTGCCGCCGAGCGTGCTCGCGGGCGCCGAGCAGCGCGACCTCGGGGTGTACCTGCACGTGCCGTTCTGCCGCGTGCGCTGCGGCTACTGCGACTTCAACACCTACACGGCCGACGAGGTGCGCGGCGTCAGGCAGAGCGACTTCGCCGACCAGGCGATCGCCGAGGTCGAGCTCGCCGCGCGCGTGCTGCACGAGATCGGCCTGTCGCCGCGCCCGGCCCGCACGGTCTTCTTCGGAGGCGGGACTCCGACGCTGCTGCCGACGAGCGATCTCGCGCGCATGCTCGACGCGGTGCGCAAGCACATGGGCATCGCCGAGGGGGCCGAGATCACGACCGAGGCGAACCCCGACTCGATCGACGAGGCGGGCCTCGAGCGGCTCGCCGCCGCGGGCTTCACGCGCGTGAGCGTCGGCATGCAGTCGGTCGTGCCGCACGTGCTCGCGGTGCTCGAGCGCACGCACGACCCCGAAAACGTGCCGCGCGTCGTCGCGGCCGCAAAGGCCGCCGGGCTCGCCGTGAGCCTCGACCTCATCTACGGCACGCCGGGTGAGACCGAGGCCGACTGGCAGCACAGCCTCGATGCGGCGCTCGCGGCCGAGCCCGACCACGTGAGTGCCTACGCGCTCATCGTCGAGCCCGGCACGAAGCTCGCCCGCCAGATTGCGCACGGTCAGGTGCCGCCTGTCGACGACGACCTGCATGCGCTGTTCTACGAGGTGCTCGACGCGCGGCTGAGAGACGCGGGCTACGACTGGTACGAAGTGAGCAACTGGTCACGCACCCCCGACCATCGCTCGCGCCACAACCGCGCCTACTGGACCGGGCAGGACTGGTGGGGCGTCGGCCCCGGCGCGCACAGCCACATCGGCGGCGTGCGCTGGTGGAACGTCAAGCATCCTGCCGCCTATGCCGACCGACTCGCGCACGGGCTGAGCCCAGCCGCGGGCCGCGAGACCCTCGACGACGAGTCGCGCCGCACCGAACGCGTGCTGCTCGAGGTGCGCCTGCGCGAGGGCCTGTCGACGGATGCTCTCACCCCGCTCGGCCGCCGAGCAGTCGCCGGCCTCATCGCGGATGAGCTCGTCGAGCCGGGGCCCGCGCTGCGCGGCACGATCGTGCTCACGCTGCGCGGGCGCCTGCTCGCCGACGGCGTCGTGCGCCGTCTGCTGCCCGACTGA
- a CDS encoding flavin-containing monooxygenase, producing the protein MNQKAELPDRIEVLVVGGGQAGLGMGYRLREAGVPFVIVDDRARTGDVWRARWRSLVLFTPRRFAALPGLPLPSSTGYYPTREQMADYLEHYAAEFALPVVRETRVIAITRAGDEFVAETTRGTVRARAVVIATGPFQYPRIPRVGAKLELSVAQLHSSAYTCADDLPHGRIAVVGGGNSAAQLAVELADSDRARDVTMIAPQQPWFIPERILGLTVYWPLKLLGILSSPADSRISEYIHSRGDGILGTEAKRAVRSGRLRLLTSRVVDAHERSLVLADGTRHEVDAVLWATGFRTHYPFMQVEGALTEHGGPLHEGGVSPVDGLYWLGLPWQRRLDSSIIHGIAADSADLLAPLERHLGLLRSAASDSMEP; encoded by the coding sequence ATGAACCAGAAGGCAGAGCTACCCGACCGCATCGAGGTGCTCGTCGTGGGCGGCGGGCAAGCCGGCCTCGGCATGGGGTACCGGCTGCGCGAGGCCGGGGTGCCCTTCGTGATCGTCGATGATCGCGCTCGCACGGGCGACGTGTGGCGTGCTCGTTGGCGCAGCCTCGTGCTGTTCACTCCGCGCCGGTTTGCGGCGCTGCCGGGGCTGCCGCTGCCGTCGTCGACGGGCTATTACCCGACGCGCGAGCAGATGGCCGACTACCTCGAGCACTACGCCGCCGAGTTCGCGCTGCCGGTCGTGCGCGAGACTCGGGTCATCGCCATCACCCGCGCGGGCGACGAATTCGTCGCCGAGACGACGCGCGGCACCGTGCGGGCTCGCGCCGTCGTCATCGCGACGGGTCCGTTCCAGTACCCGCGCATTCCCCGCGTCGGCGCCAAGCTCGAGCTGAGCGTGGCGCAGCTGCACTCCAGCGCGTACACCTGCGCCGACGACCTGCCGCACGGCCGCATCGCCGTCGTCGGCGGCGGCAACTCCGCCGCGCAGCTCGCCGTCGAGCTCGCCGACAGCGACCGCGCACGCGACGTCACGATGATCGCGCCGCAGCAGCCCTGGTTCATTCCCGAGCGAATCCTCGGCCTTACGGTCTACTGGCCCCTGAAACTGCTGGGCATCTTGAGCTCGCCGGCCGACAGCCGCATCAGCGAGTACATTCATTCGCGCGGTGACGGAATCCTGGGCACCGAGGCGAAGCGCGCCGTGCGATCGGGTCGACTGCGTCTGCTCACGAGCCGCGTGGTGGATGCTCACGAGCGCTCGCTCGTGCTCGCCGACGGCACCCGACACGAAGTCGATGCGGTGCTCTGGGCGACGGGCTTTCGCACGCACTACCCGTTCATGCAGGTCGAGGGTGCGCTCACGGAGCACGGCGGGCCGCTGCACGAGGGCGGCGTCTCACCCGTCGACGGCCTCTACTGGCTCGGGCTCCCGTGGCAGCGTCGACTCGATTCGTCGATCATCCATGGCATCGCCGCCGACTCGGCCGACCTTCTCGCGCCGCTCGAGCGGCACCTCGGTCTGTTGCGCAGCGCTGCCTCTGACAGCATGGAACCGTGA
- a CDS encoding HAD family hydrolase → MTTTILWDVDGTLLLNSYTGGGELYHTAIERTVGRELHPPLPRTHGKPDGLILSEILAHFGFGDEWHERARATLDELSIERHRSGDARETAPGVTDALRAVAARGWHNALLTGNSLVRARVKLEGAGLGPEWFDWERSFFGSTARDRSEITRAAREALPGETLVIIGDTPRDDEAAAAAGMPFIGVATGVFTVDDLRETGAVLVVADLAQSLDEVLAAIEPL, encoded by the coding sequence GTGACCACCACCATCCTCTGGGACGTCGACGGAACCCTGCTGCTCAACAGCTACACGGGCGGCGGCGAGCTCTACCACACGGCGATCGAGCGCACCGTGGGCCGCGAGCTGCACCCGCCGCTGCCGCGCACGCACGGCAAGCCCGACGGGCTCATCCTCAGCGAGATCCTCGCCCACTTCGGCTTCGGCGACGAGTGGCACGAGCGCGCGCGGGCGACGCTCGACGAGCTCTCGATCGAGCGGCACCGCAGCGGCGACGCCCGCGAGACGGCACCGGGCGTGACGGATGCTCTGCGCGCCGTCGCCGCGCGCGGCTGGCACAACGCGCTGCTGACGGGCAACTCGCTCGTGCGCGCTCGCGTGAAGCTCGAGGGCGCCGGGCTCGGGCCCGAGTGGTTCGACTGGGAGCGTTCGTTTTTCGGCTCGACGGCCCGCGACCGCAGCGAGATCACCCGCGCGGCGCGCGAGGCGCTGCCCGGCGAGACCCTCGTGATCATCGGCGACACCCCGCGCGACGACGAGGCCGCGGCCGCCGCGGGCATGCCCTTCATCGGCGTCGCGACGGGCGTCTTTACCGTCGACGACCTGCGTGAGACGGGCGCGGTGCTCGTCGTCGCCGATCTCGCCCAGTCGCTCGATGAGGTGCTCGCAGCGATCGAGCCGCTCTAG